One Elephas maximus indicus isolate mEleMax1 chromosome 16, mEleMax1 primary haplotype, whole genome shotgun sequence DNA window includes the following coding sequences:
- the ADRB1 gene encoding beta-1 adrenergic receptor encodes MGAGALALGASEPCNLSSAAPLPEGAATAARLLVPASPSPSLVPPVSEGPAPLSQQWTAGMGLLMALIVLLIVAGNVLVIVAIAKTPRLQTLTNLFIMSLASADLVMGLLVVPFGATIVVWGRWEYGSFFCELWTSVDVLCVTASIETLCVIALDRYLAITSPFRYESLLTRARARVLVCTVWAISALVSFLPILMHWWRDKGEEALRCYEDPKCCDFVTNRAYAIASSVVSFYVPLCIMAFVYLRVFREAQKQVKKIDSCERRFLGGPARQPSPAPSPTPPRAPAPVANGRAGKRRPSRLVALREQKALKTLGIIMGVFTLCWLPFFLANVVKAFHRDLVPDRLFVFFNWLGYANSAFNPIIYCRSPDFRKAFQRLLCYARRDARGCHAAPGDRPRAPGCLAVAGPPPSPGVDDDDDDDVGAPPPASLLEPWAGCNGGAVADSDSSLDEPTRRGSGSESKV; translated from the coding sequence ATGGGCGCGGGGGCGCTCGCCCTGGGCGCCTCCGAGCCCTGCAACCTGTCGTCGGCTGCTCCGCTTCCCGAAGGCGCGGCCACAGCCGCGAGACTGCTGGTGCCGGCATCGCCTTCCCCCTCTTTGGTGCCCCCAGTGAGCGAAGGCCCCGCGCCGCTGTCGCAGCAGTGGACGGCCGGCATGGGCCTACTGATGGCGCTCATCGTGCTGCTCATCGTGGCGGGCAACGTGCTGGTGATCGTGGCCATCGCCAAGACGCCGCGGCTGCAGACGCTCACCAACCTCTTCATCATGTCCCTGGCCAGCGCCGACCTGGTCATGGGGCTGCTGGTGGTGCCGTTCGGGGCCACCATCGTGGTGTGGGGCCGCTGGGAGTACGGCTCCTTCTTCTGCGAACTTTGGACCTCGGTGGACGTGCTATGTGTGACGGCCAGCATCGAGACCCTGTGTGTCATCGCCCTGGACCGCTACCTCGCCATCACGTCCCCCTTCCGCTATGAGAGTCTGCTGACCCGCGCGCGGGCGCGGGTCCTCGTCTGCACCGTGTGGGCCATCTCGGCCCTGGTATCCTTCCTGCCCATTCTCATGCACTGGTGGCGGGACAAGGGCGAAGAGGCGCTCCGCTGCTATGAGGACCCCAAGTGCTGCGACTTCGTCACCAACCGGGCCTACGCTATCGCCTCGTCCGTCGTCTCCTTCTACGTGCCCCTGTGCATCATGGCTTTCGTGTACCTGCGGGTGTTCCGCGAGGCCCAGAAGCAGGTGAAGAAGATCGACAGCTGCGAGCGCCGCTTCCTCGGCGGCCCCGCGCGGCAGCCCTCGCCCGCGCCCTCTCCGACCCCTCCGCGCGCCCCTGCCCCGGTGGCCAACGGCCGCGCTGGCAAGCGGCGGCCCTCGCGCCTCGTGGCCCTCCGCGAGCAGAAGGCGCTCAAGACCCTGGGCATCATCATGGGCGTGTTCACGCTCTGCTGGCTGCCCTTCTTCCTAGCGAACGTGGTGAAGGCCTTCCACCGCGACCTGGTGCCCGACCGCCTCTTCGTCTTCTTCAACTGGCTGGGCTACGCCAACTCGGCCTTCAACCCCATCATCTACTGCCGCAGCCCCGACTTCCGCAAGGCCTTCCAGCGCCTGCTCTGCTACGCGCGCCGGGACGCCCGGGGCTGCCATGCGGCCCCCGGCGACCGGCCGCGCGCCCCGGGCTGCCTGGCTGTGGCCGGGCCGCCACCGTCGCCCGGGGTCGACGACGACGACGACGACGACGTTGGGGCCCCACCGCCCGCGAGCCTGCTGGAGCCCTGGGCCGGCTGCAACGGCGGGGCGGTGGCGGACAGCGACTCGAGCCTGGACGAGCCGACCCGCCGGGGCTCCGGCTCGGAATCCAAAGTGTAG